From Microbacterium pseudoresistens, the proteins below share one genomic window:
- a CDS encoding SOS response-associated peptidase family protein, whose product MLDGLRAWAKDSAGEILRPTGKNLRNLNPLITDPSTLKFAWWGYLVGGAPASFASINTRSERLAGTKGALPQRAIVPVSYWREMAKPSRVWHRFDAPDDALLGLAAVTRPGRTADGVDYTCYSIVMQPAPGHLAHIHDRIPLLINPGFAEEWLTVPNARGALIDAAVSASAPIAERIRVAPAEDGEQIPPPDRLF is encoded by the coding sequence GTGCTCGACGGCCTGCGGGCCTGGGCGAAGGACAGTGCGGGCGAGATCCTGCGACCGACGGGCAAGAACCTGCGCAATCTCAATCCGCTCATCACGGACCCCTCGACTCTGAAGTTCGCCTGGTGGGGATACCTCGTGGGCGGCGCGCCGGCCTCCTTCGCATCGATCAATACCCGCTCCGAGCGGCTCGCCGGCACCAAAGGCGCCCTCCCGCAGCGCGCTATCGTCCCGGTCTCGTACTGGCGCGAGATGGCCAAGCCTTCACGGGTGTGGCACCGCTTCGACGCGCCCGACGACGCGCTTCTGGGCCTGGCCGCAGTGACCAGACCCGGCCGCACCGCCGACGGGGTCGACTACACCTGCTACAGCATCGTCATGCAGCCCGCTCCCGGACACCTCGCGCACATCCATGACCGGATCCCGCTGCTGATCAACCCCGGCTTCGCCGAGGAGTGGCTCACCGTGCCGAATGCGCGCGGTGCCCTCATCGATGCGGCGGTGTCGGCCTCAGCGCCGATCGCCGAGCGGATCCGCGTCGCCCCCGCAGAGGACGGGGAGCAGATCCCCCCTCCCGACCGGCTCTTCTGA
- a CDS encoding isochorismatase family protein has protein sequence MSRALLIVDVQNDFTEGGALAVSGGDAVAEGVTAFLAAHAAGYDVIVASRDWHDAEGDNGGHFAESPDFVDTWPVHCVAGTGGADYDPLLRTDAITHHVRKGQGVPAYSMFEGAADDGSSVADILSSAGVLFADVVGIATDHCVRASGLDAIAHGVHVRILTDLVAGVGEESSHAALAELAHAGAELIESAAV, from the coding sequence ATGAGCCGAGCACTTCTCATCGTCGACGTGCAGAACGACTTCACGGAAGGCGGTGCCCTCGCCGTGTCCGGAGGTGATGCGGTCGCGGAAGGCGTCACGGCCTTCCTCGCCGCGCACGCCGCGGGCTACGACGTCATCGTCGCCTCGCGCGACTGGCACGATGCGGAGGGTGACAACGGCGGGCACTTCGCCGAGAGTCCCGACTTCGTCGACACCTGGCCCGTGCACTGCGTGGCGGGCACCGGCGGAGCCGACTATGACCCGCTGCTGCGCACCGACGCCATCACCCACCACGTCCGCAAGGGGCAGGGCGTGCCGGCGTACTCAATGTTCGAGGGCGCAGCGGATGACGGATCGAGCGTCGCCGACATCCTGTCGTCCGCCGGCGTGCTCTTCGCCGACGTCGTCGGCATCGCCACCGATCACTGCGTGCGTGCCTCGGGGCTCGACGCCATCGCGCACGGCGTGCATGTGCGCATCCTCACCGATCTCGTCGCCGGCGTGGGGGAGGAGTCATCCCACGCGGCGCTGGCCGAACTCGCGCACGCGGGGGCGGAACTCATCGAGAGCGCGGCGGTGTGA
- a CDS encoding DUF1697 domain-containing protein — MSAVERCVLFLRAVNVSGRNRVPMAELRALITERLGIADVTTYIASGNVIVPEPDDPAALCSKVRALISEAFDVDTPVILRTRTELVAMLEGNPFPDAAADKLLHVMFLEGEAQPGAVEALTDRLVEGERIALLGRELWIDYPAQGVHATKLTRAVLDRALGVEGTARNIRTVRTLVDLTA; from the coding sequence GTGAGCGCCGTCGAACGCTGCGTCCTGTTTCTTCGGGCGGTCAATGTGAGCGGTCGCAACCGCGTGCCGATGGCAGAGCTGCGCGCGCTGATCACCGAGCGTCTCGGGATCGCCGACGTGACGACGTACATCGCGAGCGGCAACGTCATCGTTCCCGAGCCCGACGATCCTGCCGCGCTGTGCTCGAAGGTGAGGGCTCTCATCTCCGAGGCGTTCGACGTCGATACGCCGGTGATCCTGCGCACGCGGACCGAGCTCGTGGCGATGCTCGAGGGCAACCCGTTCCCGGATGCCGCCGCGGACAAGCTCCTGCACGTGATGTTCCTCGAGGGCGAGGCGCAGCCCGGGGCCGTCGAGGCGCTGACGGATCGGCTTGTCGAGGGCGAACGGATCGCCCTTCTCGGGCGGGAGCTCTGGATCGATTACCCCGCGCAGGGCGTGCACGCCACCAAGCTCACCCGCGCCGTGCTCGATCGTGCGCTGGGCGTCGAGGGCACGGCGCGCAACATCCGCACCGTGCGCACCCTGGTCGACCTCACGGCATGA
- a CDS encoding CGNR zinc finger domain-containing protein, producing the protein MHLNPYGEYAVLMAASLANDWPQTRSGIEQRTREFGMTMAFRDAPDDHLRVRAVVDEWLRIVDADDHAERARLLNRMMAESAAHPYLTDHDGEGWHLHYREPDDALPLVLRAVISVGTSLHLVGRGMHRLGRCAADPCTNVVVDVTRNGRQRYCSVRCANRDGVRRHRARASTPS; encoded by the coding sequence ATGCATCTCAACCCTTACGGTGAGTATGCGGTGCTCATGGCTGCATCGCTCGCGAACGACTGGCCGCAGACGCGGAGCGGCATCGAGCAGCGCACCCGCGAGTTCGGCATGACCATGGCCTTCCGCGACGCGCCGGACGATCACCTGCGCGTGCGCGCCGTGGTCGATGAGTGGCTTCGCATCGTCGACGCCGATGACCACGCCGAGCGTGCGCGACTGCTGAACCGGATGATGGCGGAGTCGGCCGCGCATCCCTACCTCACCGATCATGACGGCGAGGGCTGGCACCTGCACTACCGCGAGCCCGACGACGCCCTGCCGCTCGTACTGCGCGCGGTGATCTCGGTCGGCACCTCCCTGCACCTCGTCGGGCGGGGGATGCACAGGCTCGGGCGGTGCGCCGCGGATCCGTGCACGAACGTCGTGGTCGACGTCACCCGCAACGGCCGCCAGCGCTACTGCTCGGTGCGATGCGCCAACCGGGACGGGGTGCGGCGGCACCGTGCTCGGGCATCGACTCCGAGCTGA
- a CDS encoding SgcJ/EcaC family oxidoreductase, producing the protein MTEIAIDQNTTVPTGVIETLERMRLAWDAGDAAAYAAEFTDDASYVIFIGTVSTGRARIEEDHIPLFSTWQRGSRMSMRILSATPLSDDVVVVVTEGGIGKGRHIAHDKAQTFVFVRESDQWRCAAFQNTKKNRFFAAVNARESARLARKRRAA; encoded by the coding sequence ATGACCGAGATCGCCATCGACCAGAACACCACCGTCCCCACCGGTGTCATCGAGACTCTGGAGCGGATGCGCCTCGCGTGGGATGCGGGCGACGCCGCCGCCTACGCCGCCGAGTTCACGGACGACGCGAGCTACGTGATCTTCATCGGCACCGTCTCGACCGGTCGCGCTCGGATCGAGGAGGATCACATCCCGCTGTTCTCGACATGGCAGCGCGGCAGTCGCATGTCGATGCGCATCCTGTCGGCGACTCCCCTCAGCGACGATGTCGTGGTCGTCGTGACCGAGGGCGGCATCGGCAAGGGCAGGCACATCGCGCACGACAAGGCGCAGACGTTCGTCTTCGTCAGAGAGTCGGACCAGTGGCGGTGCGCCGCCTTCCAGAACACGAAGAAGAACCGGTTCTTCGCTGCCGTGAATGCGCGGGAGTCCGCGAGACTGGCGCGCAAGCGGCGCGCCGCTTGA
- a CDS encoding helix-turn-helix transcriptional regulator, with translation MSEKGARVGRVERDLPALTVLALLTQGPRHPYDIHRFVVETRKDFVAGVPRSIYHAVQKLHAAHLIEEVGSEQEGGRPERTVFALTEAGRSELRRRVTLLLSVPQPDRTVTIAGLSFLAVLSRDEALLALRARIAALAADIAVKSADIATTGHLPPLLVVEAEYERDQLQAEHAWMDALRTRLEEGDLPWLSDPPPVIP, from the coding sequence GTGAGCGAGAAGGGTGCACGCGTCGGCCGCGTCGAGCGGGATCTGCCCGCACTCACCGTGCTCGCGCTGCTCACGCAGGGGCCCCGCCATCCGTACGACATCCATCGCTTCGTGGTCGAGACCCGCAAAGATTTCGTCGCCGGTGTGCCGCGCAGCATCTACCACGCGGTCCAGAAGCTGCACGCGGCCCATCTGATCGAAGAGGTCGGCTCGGAGCAGGAGGGCGGTCGTCCGGAGCGCACGGTGTTCGCGCTCACCGAGGCCGGTCGATCCGAGCTTCGCCGCCGCGTGACGCTGCTGCTGTCCGTGCCACAGCCCGATCGCACGGTCACGATCGCGGGGCTGTCGTTCCTCGCCGTGCTGAGCCGCGACGAGGCGCTCCTCGCGCTGCGTGCCCGCATCGCCGCGCTCGCGGCGGATATCGCCGTGAAAAGCGCCGATATCGCCACCACTGGGCATCTGCCGCCCCTTCTGGTGGTCGAGGCGGAGTACGAGCGGGATCAGCTGCAGGCCGAGCACGCCTGGATGGATGCCCTGCGGACCCGCCTCGAGGAGGGCGATCTCCCGTGGTTGTCTGATCCTCCGCCTGTCATCCCCTGA